One genomic window of Medicago truncatula cultivar Jemalong A17 chromosome 1, MtrunA17r5.0-ANR, whole genome shotgun sequence includes the following:
- the LOC112418063 gene encoding uncharacterized protein, producing the protein MSSKSTSPTSKQTIVYESQETNASFTKLIEPISTVPPSKPKRRTSTKFASKKKKPSKSKRGESKTPMSMAGMYEKENPFLFTIVEPNVGTSEKDPENVDAEVTVKIAPDVASSEVEKGNLDETITSEVYESGRKLGLEDLNAAIDSTENMDIDNPQTGVENIVDESAQTSPEQAFGQRMLGWMLEHLWTNRTSRTPKGKSDAFVTETPKSQTKTVGAGPKKGWSKVQVKSTVGRSRKRKIISSSESEYDVEEDDQDSIPTASKKSAGKKMSQHVSNVPIDKMSFHYPENAQRWKFIFHRRLALQRELGNEALKMEVVIEMIKEVGLMKTVCNIAGCYKKLVKEFMVNVSEDYDNPLSQEYQNVYVCKEITANKVKVWPKKGKISSGKLSVKYVILNRIVASNWVPTTHSSDIATSLGRFIYFAGTKTRINVGNIMLEQHPSLITAADVPKKRESPLTLHYKLFGSSHVPDIVGTSGIVPVAGLMTKQKIVAALKDTCREREREDVAAEGKQEGNEDDNADEGGNDDEEGEEASGSNLIAE; encoded by the exons ATGTCTAGCAAATCAACCTCTCCTACATCCAAGCAAACCATCGTTTATGAATCTCAAGAGACCAACGCCTCTTTTACCAAGTTGATCGAACCCATatctacggttcctccaagtaAACCTAAAAGGAGAACTTCCACCAAATTTGcttcgaagaagaagaagcctTCTAAGTCAAAAAGGGGTGAATCAAAGACCCCAATGAGCATGGCTGGAATGTACGAAAAGGAAAACCCTTTCCTATTTACCATTGTCGAACCAAATGTTGGCACTTCTGAGAAGGATCCCGAAAATGTTGATGCTGAAGTAACAGTCAAGATTGCTCCTGATGTTGCTTCTTCTGAGGTTGAAAAAGGCAACCTTGATGAAACCATAACCTCTGAAGTTTATGAATCTGGTAGAAAACTAGGGTTAGAAGACTTGAACGCTGCCATTGATAGCACTGAAAATATGGATATTGATAATCCTCAAACTGGTGTTgaaaatattgttgatgaatctGCTCAAACTTCTCCTGAGCAAGCTTTTGGCCAAAGGATGTTGGGCTGGATGTTAGAACATCTTTGGACCAACAGGACAAGCAG AACTCCCAAAGGAAAGAGTGATGCCTTTGTGACTGAAACCCCTAAAAGCCAAACCAAGACTGTTGGAGCTGGACCCAAGAAAGGATGGAGTAAGGTGCAGGTAAAATCCACTGTTGGAAGGTCAAGGAAGAGGAAGATTATCTCTTCTAGTGAGTCTGAGTACGATGTTGAGGAGGATGATCAAGACAGTATCCCTACGGCCTCAAAGAAATCTGCAGGAAAGAAGATGTCACAACATGTGTCTAATGTGCCCATTGACAAGATGTCTTTCCATTATCCTGAGAATGCTCAAAGGTGGAAATTCATCTTTCATAGGAGGCTGGCGTTGCAAAGAGAGCTAGGCAACGAAGCCTTAAAGATGGAAGTTGTGATTGAGATGATCAAGGAAGTTGGGCTTATGAAGACTGTTTGCAATATTGCTGGTTGCTATAAGAAGCTTGTTAAAGAATTTATGGTGAATGTTTCTGAAGACTATGACAACCCTTTAAGTCAAGAGTATCAGAATGTGTAT GTTTGCAAGGAAATTACTGCAAACAAAGTGAAAGTTTGGCCCAAAAAGGGGAAGATTTCTTCTGGAAAGCTCTCAGTGAAGTATGTTATTCTTAATCGGATTGTTGCATCAAATTGGGTGCCAACCACACATTCTTCTGACATTGCTACAAGTTTGGGAAGATTTATCTATTTTGCAGGCACAAAAACTAGAATTAATGTTGGAAA TATTATGTTGGAACAACATCCTAGTCTTATAACTGCTGCTGATGTTCCTAAGAAGAGGGAATCTCCTCTTACTCTACATTATAAACTGTTTGGGTCAAGTCATGTTCCAGACATTGTTGGAACATCTGGAATTGTACCTGTTGCAGGGTTGATGACAAAACAGAAAATTGTGGCTGCTCTTAAAGACACATGT agagagagagagagagaggatgtTGCAGCTGAGGGTAAGCAGGAAGGCAATGAGGATGATAATGCAGATGAAGGTGGGAATGATGATGAGGAGGGTGAGGAAGCCTCTGGTAGCAATTTAATCGCTGAATGA